Part of the Mauremys mutica isolate MM-2020 ecotype Southern chromosome 1, ASM2049712v1, whole genome shotgun sequence genome is shown below.
tgctctcatgtCACTGgtctaaatcaggagtaattccactgaaatcagtggacttACACAGAGGTAAAACTATTGAGAGAACAGAAACAGGCCCAATGTCTGTTCCAGCTCAAACTTTGATGGTAAAGGCATGTAAGAAAGAGAAAGCTAATTTAAAAGACAGCAGCAGGACAGATCCTGCGCTCATTTGTAAATCCAGAGCAATTCCACTGAAAGCAGTGGTCCTTATTCTGATACCACTTgagtggtgtaactccattgcttCAGTGGAGTTAACTTCTGATTCTCACagttgtgagatcagaatcaggcctgctATATCTTATAGATGTCGCTAGAGTCTAGACTATTATACAGTTATTAGGATGTCAAAGGGCTATTAAATGCACTTAATAAATATAGTATGCAGATAAATCTGCATCTGGAGGAGAAAATGCAcaaataaaaacacattaaacATCCATTACATTAGACTCTTCTGCAGagcactttgggcctgattctgatctctctctggtgtaaatcaagagtaattccAATGCAGTCACATGGACTTAAAACccatgtaagtgagatcagaatcaggtccagtaAGAATGACGAGATGGGAAAATAGCTATATGTAGACACTCGGCCAGATCCTCACTGGTGCAAACTGGtttagctctgttgaagtcagtggagctataccaAAGATCTGACCTTTAATCTATAATGAAAAGCGCTGCACTGCAGTTCCTCTCATGTAAAGGCCCTTCCAAAGCCAGAAAACAAGCTTCTGATGATGAGCACTAGCAAGGCTGTTGATCTTGTGATGACTCCATGCTGGTTTCCTTATGCCTCATTTCTTAAGTGTTCATTGTGGCTGGAGTAGCAACAGGAAAGCAAAGCGAGGCTTAGAGTCAATGCTCTTATCTCACGGATTCCTTTAAGTTTAAAGATGCAGGGTCAGATTCATCCCTGCTATAAGAGTCAGTTTATTTATATCATGGATTAATCCGGCCTGAGAAACTTCCTGAAACATTCCTGTATTTTAGCAGGTAATGCTATGGTTTGTTCCACATCTGTCTGCTAGCGACTTGATTCTGCCCGATGGAAGACACTTAAAAGCAGGATCAGTCCGTCATTCCCTCATCTGCATAGGTAGCCATTTGAGTTAGGAAAGAGAACGCTGCCTGCTGCAGTTGAGTCCTTTCCTACCGCATGTCTAGGCAGGCTTCCCCATGTTAGAATTCTGATAAAATAAGAACTGTCTTGAACCATCATCCATACCCAGAACCCAGCCTTTTTGGAGGCTTGAAtacttgtttcaatttttttcttccatATATTCATTCTTCTGCTCTTGATTCTTTCAGGGCACACAGCTGAACTTCCACATTAATTTTAGAGCTTTTCTGCTTTAACCAGACTCGGGGAGTACCAGACAATCTCATCATGAAAGATGAGTTTTCCAGCCCGGAAGGCCCAAGACGATTATGATAAAATTCAGACAGCCCATCCAGACTTTACCTAGACCTAATCAACCCCCTGATCCTTTTGAGGTGTGTTCATCTTGAATTTACTAGCTACAGATTTTGGTGCATCCACATCTTAACTAAAGATGAGTAAAACTCAAGGTGGGTGGATGTGCAAGTCCAATGAGCAAGCATATCCATAATGTATACTGACCCCTCTGGTCTAGAATTAGGCTGGCTTTTGTTCTTAGTACTTGGAGCGCTTAAGAGGAATGTATAAAGAAACACAGGGCTATGTAGGGACTTCACTGCTATCACTCTAGAGCACCTCATGATCACTCAGAATATCATGGAGACAGCAGAGATAGAACTCAGGTCCGTCCTATTCCTAAAACACCCACCCTGACAATTCCAGCTagaggagaatctccattagctatTAGCATTTtggggcctatgacacacaggtGGGCAGCTGTGATTCTTTCTAACAGAAGTCTTTGGGGTGCTAAGCTGTCCAACGCAGTATTATCACAATTTGTTATTTCTGGTATTTCCGATTTCTTTCTGGGTTGGAAATTCTAAGAATATAACTCTTCTCTCTGTATTTGTGCACTTCTGTTCTGGCACCTGGTTGTATAGTATAGAGGGAGCTATGAACAAAATCTCAAAGTAATTTCAGTTTGGGTTTAGTTTGAGCCAGTTCTTATTGTATCCCTACTAGTATGACAGTTAAGACCAAATTCTCCTATCATTTACTGTACTTTTACACCGGTGTAACTCCTTTaacagagttactcctgattctcACTggtatgagaggagactcaggctCTAATCTTGTACATAATAACGTTTTCTGTACAATACACAATCACTAATTAAAACGGCTGTGCTTGTGCAGCCTCCTGACCTAAAGTTTGAAGAGTAGGTCAGAAGCAAACTTCCCTGCCTACATTAGAGTTCTAAACATTCTAGGACCCAATTCTCCTGTCAGCCGCGTCAGTAGCATAACGTCAATGACTCAGCCTTTGGTGGAATAACGCTAATGTAAGCTAGAGGAGAGTCAAGACCCTAAAATGTTTGGTTGGTGTTAATACCTTGCAAATGTAGCTTATTTCAAGTAAAATAAAGCTCCACCTGTAAAATAACATACAATTCCATGTTCCTGCAACGTCATCTACAAGAACAAAGCTTGAGTTCAAATGTTTTCAATGCTTTTCAGATTTCTAACAGGCCTTGTGAAAGTTAGATATTGAATATAAAAGATTTTAGGGCTCTATCCAGTTCTCTCTAACATATTCACCTGTGTCTCCTCTCTGCAGAGGCATGGCCCTGGCTATCTTGTAATGTAAAAGCGCGGACTTCCATTCCTTCTGACATCCATCATGGCGAGTGGATCATCTGGATTGACCACATCATTTGGATTGATTCTCATGGGTTCTCTAGGCAGGTGAGCAAAGTGAGTCTGCAACCTCTGAGGTCCTGTGTCAAAGGCCTCTCCCTGCGGGATCAAAATCTGGAGGGGATCAATGTCAGCATTTCTAGTGTGCCTGTGGGGTTCAGGTGTGTTGAATCGGATCAGAGGGATTTCATTTCTCCTGGGCAAAAACTGGGAGTACGGTGGTGGATTCATACCAGGGAAGAAAGCTTGTTTAGCCCTGCCCAGGCTGACCAGAAAGTTGTACTTGGGAGATTGGTACACATCATATCCATTTTCTAGTGTTCTTTGTTTAAATATGCAGTCCTCTTGACTGAAGTAATGCTTGGGAAACAAAAATAGAACAATTGTTATTAGAAGGATTTAATTGTTAATAAGTGTCAATACAAAATGCAAAggtgatgggccagatcctgcagccATTAGTCATGGGAGTAGTCCCACTGGCTTGAACCGGCCATTTTGTGAGAGAAAGGAGTACAGGATTGGACTTTTCAGTTTTGACAAGGGCCTTAGGGagagctgtacaaatacagacaTCCCCGGGTTACGCAAATCCAACTTACGCAAATCCGCagttatggaaaaagttccataagctagaaatagttgtggtgttttttttgtaATGGTCAGGTGTACATTTCTAACTTacgcaaaatttgagttacgcaaggcgttccagaacggaacgcttgcgtaagtcggggagcatctgtaACTGACTTTTCAGTTTGATGGCTGAATTAAAAAGTGAGAGAAAATATGATATGGGGTCAACCAAAACCCATTTTTTCCCCAAGTGAactgaaaagtttttaaaaattgtttttgtgtttttaacctttaaaaaaaaaagtaaaattcaaaatgaaaagggTGCTTCAAAtttaaacatttaatttagaaaatgtcaaaatcaaacattttgatttaaaaaataattccctcccctccacttctaataaaaccccaaaaaacaatttGACCTGAATTCATAAAACATTTGGGTCAATTGA
Proteins encoded:
- the FGF23 gene encoding fibroblast growth factor 23 — translated: MSQPSQCSCLDFMLFVLCSFKAIAAFPNFSPLLNPSWGNTDSLMHLYTSTEKNSFHLQINPDGYVDGTPHQSIYSALMIKSEDAGYVVITGVKSGRYLCMDVKGNIFGSHYFSQEDCIFKQRTLENGYDVYQSPKYNFLVSLGRAKQAFFPGMNPPPYSQFLPRRNEIPLIRFNTPEPHRHTRNADIDPLQILIPQGEAFDTGPQRLQTHFAHLPREPMRINPNDVVNPDDPLAMMDVRRNGSPRFYITR